The genomic segment GCAAGGCGTCGCTTATTCAACTCACCACTCACTGTTCACGATTCACGGTATTTGAACCAATACCTGGCCGGACTCCAGGACAAGCGTCAGCTGTTTTTCCCGCTCCAGGGCACTGACATACCCCGCCAGAGCCGAACGACTTAGAAAGTAGGTTTCGATGGTTTTCGCCGGCGCGAGTCTTTCCATAGCCGATTGGATCAATCCGTCGAGTGTGACGGTGCCCTCTCCGGCGATTTCCAGGCAAGCGTTGAACGCCCGTTCGATACAGGAGCGGTTTCCGGCGAGCAGTTCCCTTCCCCCGGCACTCCCATGGGCGGGAAGGAACCGTTCATAGTGCTTTTCCAGGGTCTTCAGGGTTTCCAGGGCCTGAAGCGGGTTGTAGTGGTAAAGCAGAGGATATTTGACCAGTATTTCTTGTCCGAATAGCGCATCGGACGTGAACAGCATCCCATCCCAGGCGATGCCAAAAAGGGCTGGAGAGTGGCCTTGGAGAGGGACGAAATCGATATGGGGATAGCTCTCGAAGGCGAGTTCCTGAACTGGAAGGTCGGATGGTCCAAGCAGCCAACGGGTGGCCAGGGCTTTTGGAAAGTATCCGCCATAGAGAAGAGCCGGTTCGAGATCGGGATTGATCAGAAAAGGAAACTCACCGGGCGGGGCGAAGATCCGGACGGCGGGTGACGATTTCAGAAGGTATTTAAGTCCGCCGTAATGGTCGGTGTGGGCATGGGTCATCCAACAGGCCCCTACCGCTCCGATTTCCCGGAGCAGGGTTTTCACCAGATCTTTTCCAATTCCGCAATCCACCAGGATTTTGAGCTCTTTGTCGTAGAGAAAATTTTGGGCGCCGATGACGATAACATGCCAGGCGGTCATAGTGGGTTAAGCATAAAAGAACTTCATTGCGGTGTCAAATCAGCGTGAGAGGACGGCGGGACTTACCGAAAAAGCTTCAGGCAATGGAAAGGGCGCGGTCGGGTTTCTTCATGCAACCCTGCAGTTCCGAGCGACATTTTTCATTCCGGTAACTTCTATATTGATAACGAGGGAGGAGAAGACCTTGAGCAAAA from the Atribacteraceae bacterium genome contains:
- a CDS encoding MBL fold metallo-hydrolase; translated protein: MTAWHVIVIGAQNFLYDKELKILVDCGIGKDLVKTLLREIGAVGACWMTHAHTDHYGGLKYLLKSSPAVRIFAPPGEFPFLINPDLEPALLYGGYFPKALATRWLLGPSDLPVQELAFESYPHIDFVPLQGHSPALFGIAWDGMLFTSDALFGQEILVKYPLLYHYNPLQALETLKTLEKHYERFLPAHGSAGGRELLAGNRSCIERAFNACLEIAGEGTVTLDGLIQSAMERLAPAKTIETYFLSRSALAGYVSALEREKQLTLVLESGQVLVQIP